A stretch of Aeromicrobium tamlense DNA encodes these proteins:
- a CDS encoding MFS transporter has translation MNKRSRRHEAPAPSAALIVTTLSLCGIVVSLQQTLLLPLLPVLPDLLDTSVDSASWLVTATLLAGAIATPTVTRLADMYGKRRMLTLALTISVLGSLLGAFSQDLPLLIVARALQGVGTAVVPVGIAIMRDELPRERIPLGVALMSATLAIGAGVGLPVAGLISEHLDWHAIFWVTGAVGLVLLGAAMAVLPESPVRTRGTFDIRGAVLLSAALTALMLAISKGSIWGWTSPTTLGLVVVGGLLLAAWVPIELRTPSPLVDLRVSSRRAVVLVNSTSILVGFAMFANMLLTTQLLQLPEETGFGLGLGVLETGWWMVPNAAAFGLMAPVSAWLTRRFGPQVTALSGTLIMGVAYILRVFLSDDLAQVVIGSVIVGMGTAMVYGALPTMIMRAVPVTETASANGLNVLLRSIGTTSASAIVTAVTSAFVVTVGGQEVAGEQAITLLFWLAAATSLAAAAVTVPTLRMQDFSPDADRAGTATTSRPTRVVRGQVVDEQARPVRSAVVTVLTTDGSAVDWGQADSEGQVAVAVPGPGDYFVVTSADGWQPRSRIVTLGDETRMPPLVLRHRLTLEGTITDTDGQPIPGALVILTHHAGEAVHSARTDHDGRYAVPRPPNGRYVLSAIADNGATGARPVTVWEANRTADLTLGTPLA, from the coding sequence GTGAACAAGCGTTCACGGCGTCACGAGGCGCCGGCTCCCAGTGCGGCACTGATCGTGACGACGCTGTCGCTGTGCGGCATCGTCGTCTCGCTCCAGCAGACGCTCCTGCTCCCCCTGCTCCCGGTCCTGCCGGACCTGCTCGACACGTCGGTCGACAGCGCCTCGTGGCTCGTCACCGCGACCCTGCTGGCCGGAGCGATCGCCACGCCGACCGTGACGCGCCTGGCCGACATGTACGGCAAGCGCCGCATGCTGACGCTGGCCCTCACGATCTCGGTCCTCGGCTCGCTCCTCGGCGCGTTCAGCCAGGACCTGCCGCTGCTGATCGTCGCCCGGGCCCTGCAGGGCGTGGGCACCGCCGTGGTCCCGGTCGGCATCGCGATCATGCGCGACGAGCTGCCGCGCGAGCGGATCCCGCTGGGCGTGGCCCTCATGAGCGCGACGCTCGCGATCGGCGCGGGTGTCGGGCTGCCGGTGGCCGGCCTGATCTCCGAGCACCTCGACTGGCACGCGATCTTCTGGGTGACCGGCGCCGTCGGTCTCGTCCTGCTCGGCGCGGCCATGGCGGTCCTGCCCGAGTCCCCGGTCCGCACCCGCGGCACCTTCGACATCCGCGGCGCCGTCCTGCTGTCGGCCGCGTTGACCGCCCTCATGCTCGCGATCTCGAAGGGCTCGATCTGGGGGTGGACCTCGCCGACGACGCTCGGCCTGGTCGTCGTGGGCGGCCTGCTGCTGGCCGCGTGGGTCCCCATCGAGCTGCGGACGCCCAGCCCGCTGGTCGACCTGCGCGTCTCGTCGCGCCGCGCCGTCGTGCTGGTGAACTCGACGTCCATCCTCGTCGGGTTCGCGATGTTCGCGAACATGCTGCTCACCACGCAGCTGCTCCAGCTCCCCGAGGAGACCGGGTTCGGGCTCGGTCTCGGCGTGCTGGAGACCGGCTGGTGGATGGTGCCGAACGCGGCCGCGTTCGGCCTGATGGCGCCGGTCTCGGCGTGGCTGACACGCCGCTTCGGCCCCCAGGTGACCGCCCTGTCCGGGACGCTGATCATGGGCGTCGCCTACATCCTGCGCGTGTTCCTCAGCGACGACCTCGCCCAGGTCGTGATCGGCTCGGTGATCGTCGGGATGGGCACCGCCATGGTATACGGCGCGCTGCCGACGATGATCATGCGCGCCGTCCCGGTCACCGAGACGGCGTCGGCGAACGGCCTGAACGTGCTGCTGCGCTCGATCGGCACCACGAGCGCCAGCGCGATCGTCACGGCCGTCACGTCCGCGTTCGTCGTGACGGTCGGCGGGCAGGAGGTGGCCGGCGAGCAGGCCATCACCCTGCTGTTCTGGCTCGCGGCGGCCACGTCCCTCGCGGCGGCGGCGGTCACGGTCCCGACGCTGCGGATGCAGGACTTCTCCCCCGACGCCGACCGCGCCGGCACGGCGACCACGAGCCGCCCGACCCGCGTCGTGCGTGGCCAGGTCGTCGACGAGCAGGCCCGCCCGGTGCGCAGCGCCGTCGTGACCGTGCTGACCACCGACGGCAGCGCCGTCGACTGGGGCCAGGCCGACTCCGAGGGTCAGGTGGCCGTCGCGGTGCCGGGCCCGGGCGACTACTTCGTCGTCACGTCGGCCGACGGCTGGCAGCCGAGGTCGCGCATCGTCACGCTCGGCGACGAGACGCGGATGCCGCCGCTCGTGCTGCGCCACCGGCTGACGCTCGAGGGCACGATCACCGACACCGACGGCCAGCCCATCCCCGGTGCGCTCGTCATCCTGACGCACCACGCGGGCGAGGCGGTCCACTCCGCGCGCACCGACCACGACGGCCGCTACGCGGTGCCTCGACCGCCGAACGGACGCTACGTGCTCAGCGCGATCGCCGACAACGGCGCGACGGGTGCGCGGCCGGTCACGGTGTGGGAGGCCAACCGCACGGCCGACCTCACGCTCGGGACTCCCCTCGCATGA
- a CDS encoding quaternary amine ABC transporter ATP-binding protein: MPVIQAESVFKVFGKRPERALDPLRQGASRQDLMERGLVPAVIDASFDVQAGEIFVVMGLSGSGKSTLIRMVNGLLTPTAGELAVGGQSVSRANAKQLREIRRDQVSMVFQHFALLPHRTVGENAAYGLKLRGLNRSDRERAANEALAMVGLDGWGDSMPDELSGGMRQRVGLARALAAGTDVLLMDEAFSALDPLIRREMQDQLVELQHRLGKTILFITHDLNEAMRLGDRIAMMRDGRVVQVGTAEQILNNPANDYVAQFVQDVDWTRVLTAASVMEPPVAVLGSLQGPRAAHRLLREHQISTLMVVDRERRLRGVVLEEDVVSALARGQESLDGLVQPAVTVRPDVPVVDLFGAAADSPAALAVVEDDRLIGVIPRVTLLSALGSVGGKETGDNGIGTTAGAV, from the coding sequence GTGCCAGTCATCCAAGCCGAGAGCGTCTTCAAGGTCTTCGGCAAGCGACCCGAACGCGCGCTCGATCCGCTGCGACAGGGAGCCTCGCGACAGGACCTGATGGAGCGCGGCCTCGTTCCGGCCGTGATCGACGCGAGCTTCGACGTCCAGGCCGGCGAGATCTTCGTCGTGATGGGCCTGTCGGGCTCGGGCAAGTCCACGCTGATCCGCATGGTCAACGGTCTGCTGACCCCCACCGCGGGCGAGCTGGCGGTCGGCGGGCAGAGCGTCAGTCGCGCGAATGCCAAGCAGCTGCGTGAGATCCGCCGCGACCAGGTGAGCATGGTGTTCCAGCACTTCGCCCTGCTGCCACACCGCACGGTCGGCGAGAACGCCGCCTACGGCCTGAAGCTGCGGGGTCTGAACCGCAGTGATCGTGAGCGCGCGGCGAACGAGGCCCTGGCGATGGTGGGGCTGGACGGCTGGGGCGACTCCATGCCCGACGAGCTCTCCGGAGGCATGCGTCAGCGCGTCGGCCTCGCGCGGGCGCTGGCCGCCGGGACGGACGTGCTGCTGATGGACGAGGCCTTCAGTGCGCTCGATCCCCTGATCCGCCGTGAGATGCAGGACCAGCTGGTCGAGCTGCAGCACCGGCTGGGCAAGACCATCCTGTTCATCACGCACGACCTCAACGAGGCCATGCGACTGGGCGACCGCATCGCGATGATGCGGGACGGACGCGTCGTGCAGGTCGGCACGGCCGAGCAGATCCTCAACAACCCCGCGAACGACTACGTCGCCCAGTTCGTCCAGGACGTGGACTGGACCCGGGTGCTGACGGCGGCCTCGGTCATGGAGCCGCCGGTGGCCGTGCTCGGCTCGCTCCAGGGGCCGCGCGCCGCGCACCGACTCCTGCGCGAGCACCAGATCTCCACCCTGATGGTCGTCGACCGCGAGCGGCGGCTGCGAGGCGTCGTGCTCGAGGAGGACGTCGTCTCCGCGCTGGCCCGCGGCCAGGAGTCGCTCGACGGACTGGTGCAGCCCGCGGTGACGGTGCGTCCCGACGTGCCCGTCGTCGACCTCTTCGGCGCCGCGGCGGACAGCCCGGCGGCGCTCGCGGTCGTCGAGGACGACCGGCTGATCGGGGTGATCCCGCGGGTGACGCTGCTCAGCGCGCTGGGCTCCGTCGGCGGCAAGGAGACCGGCGACAACGGCATCGGCACGACGGCAGGAGCAGTGTGA
- a CDS encoding glycine betaine ABC transporter substrate-binding protein: MTTHIRRVVGLTAALVALCAGLAACGSDDGDGAGGADKSITLGIIPSWTDGLSTAYLWKEILDREGYDVEIKDIADAAPLYTGVAKGDIDVYPSAWSEVTHEAYMDQYGDDLEDLGAYYEGAALTLAVPEYSKISSIADLPDYAKELDGKIIGIEPGAGLTKTTKESVIPAYGLDDDFTLVESSTTAMLAELQKAVKDQREIVVTLWRPFWANAQFKVKDLEDPDGALGKTEALHAIATKGFGDEHPEVAKMFANFTLDDETYGSLEKSVVDAYDADKEAGVEAAVKTWLDENPDFVDNLKK, encoded by the coding sequence TTGACGACACACATCCGCCGCGTGGTCGGACTGACCGCGGCGCTCGTGGCCCTCTGCGCCGGCCTGGCCGCCTGTGGCTCCGACGACGGAGACGGTGCCGGGGGCGCTGACAAGAGCATCACCCTGGGCATCATCCCGTCGTGGACCGACGGCCTCAGCACGGCGTATCTGTGGAAGGAGATCCTCGACCGCGAGGGCTACGACGTCGAGATCAAGGACATCGCCGACGCCGCGCCGCTCTACACCGGCGTCGCCAAGGGCGACATCGACGTGTACCCCTCGGCCTGGTCCGAGGTCACGCACGAGGCGTACATGGACCAGTACGGCGACGACCTGGAGGACCTGGGCGCCTACTACGAGGGCGCTGCGCTGACCCTGGCCGTCCCCGAGTACTCGAAGATCTCCTCGATCGCGGATCTGCCCGACTACGCCAAGGAGCTCGACGGCAAGATCATCGGCATCGAGCCCGGCGCCGGCCTGACCAAGACCACCAAGGAGAGCGTCATCCCGGCGTACGGCCTGGACGACGACTTCACGCTCGTCGAGTCCTCGACGACCGCGATGCTGGCCGAGCTGCAGAAGGCCGTGAAGGACCAGCGCGAGATCGTGGTGACCCTGTGGCGTCCCTTCTGGGCCAACGCCCAGTTCAAGGTCAAGGACCTCGAGGACCCGGACGGCGCGCTCGGCAAGACCGAGGCCCTGCACGCGATCGCGACGAAGGGCTTCGGCGACGAGCACCCGGAGGTCGCGAAGATGTTCGCGAACTTCACGCTCGACGACGAGACCTACGGCTCGCTCGAGAAGTCCGTGGTCGACGCGTACGACGCGGACAAGGAGGCCGGTGTCGAGGCCGCCGTCAAGACCTGGCTCGACGAGAACCCGGACTTCGTCGACAACCTGAAGAAGTGA
- a CDS encoding TetR/AcrR family transcriptional regulator, whose protein sequence is MSDAEKSAAARGARRRERTRTSLLDAAELLVSQRAPEEIRIEDVAAQAGVSPASVYVHFGTKDGLLAAVTERVVAVATETLRAAYAAETSPLERFAGVGAAYLRLVLDHPVVVKYLMVTGERGPRTPVEVQVVERFGELRREFEESIRDAVESGAIRRVDPELASFFLFGAWNGVAALALRRDALELSPERVEAAVIESGLVLLEGLLVGAAAPEHG, encoded by the coding sequence GTGAGCGACGCCGAGAAGTCCGCCGCGGCGCGTGGCGCGCGTCGGCGCGAGCGCACGCGCACCTCGCTGCTCGACGCGGCCGAGCTGCTCGTGTCGCAGCGCGCGCCCGAGGAGATCCGGATCGAGGACGTCGCCGCGCAAGCGGGCGTCTCGCCGGCGTCGGTCTACGTGCACTTCGGCACGAAGGACGGGCTGCTGGCCGCCGTGACCGAACGGGTCGTCGCGGTCGCCACCGAGACGCTGCGTGCGGCGTACGCCGCCGAGACCTCGCCGCTCGAGCGGTTCGCCGGTGTCGGCGCCGCCTACCTGCGGCTGGTGCTCGACCACCCCGTCGTCGTGAAGTACCTGATGGTGACGGGGGAGCGCGGGCCGCGGACTCCCGTCGAGGTCCAGGTCGTCGAGCGGTTCGGCGAGCTGCGCCGCGAGTTCGAGGAGAGCATCCGCGACGCGGTGGAGTCCGGCGCGATCCGGCGGGTCGACCCCGAGCTCGCCTCCTTCTTCCTCTTCGGCGCATGGAACGGCGTCGCCGCCCTGGCCCTGCGGCGCGACGCCCTCGAGCTCTCGCCGGAGCGGGTCGAGGCGGCCGTGATCGAGTCGGGACTCGTGCTGCTCGAAGGCCTGTTGGTGGGTGCCGCGGCGCCCGAGCATGGTTGA
- a CDS encoding TetR/AcrR family transcriptional regulator → MTVRDEPAALRASVLRAAAELFARNGFPEVTIRAIAARAGTSPALVMKVAGSKEELFHRTATISAPTLPDAPASGLGAALVEELVDRQRRGDLEHLGRALMLRVNAPDPEAVRAKFLRGYVDPLAERLEGPDARLRAELAVAALTGLATVLRFFESPELLADLDGVAQAYGPIVQRLLDGA, encoded by the coding sequence ATGACCGTCCGCGACGAGCCTGCCGCCCTGCGTGCCTCGGTGCTGCGGGCCGCCGCCGAGCTGTTCGCCCGCAACGGCTTCCCCGAGGTGACGATCCGGGCGATCGCCGCGCGCGCAGGCACCTCCCCCGCACTCGTCATGAAGGTCGCGGGCAGCAAGGAGGAGCTCTTCCACCGCACGGCGACGATCAGCGCGCCGACGCTGCCGGACGCCCCCGCGAGCGGCCTGGGCGCCGCCTTGGTCGAGGAGCTCGTCGACCGCCAGCGGCGCGGCGACCTCGAGCACCTGGGTCGTGCGCTGATGCTGCGCGTCAACGCGCCCGATCCGGAGGCGGTCCGCGCGAAGTTCCTGCGCGGCTACGTCGATCCGCTGGCCGAGCGACTCGAGGGCCCCGACGCGCGCCTGCGCGCCGAGCTGGCCGTGGCGGCGCTCACCGGTCTGGCGACCGTGCTGCGCTTCTTCGAGAGCCCCGAGCTGCTGGCCGACCTCGACGGGGTTGCGCAGGCCTACGGCCCGATCGTCCAACGGCTGCTCGACGGCGCGTGA
- a CDS encoding ABC transporter permease, translating to MTSTLATIDTVESGVPRIPVGEWIEVAFDWVLDHAGGFFDAIADGIGAVSGALTDLLQWPPALVTVLVMAVIAALSATWRLGIGAALILTAVIAMDQWDNAMQTLSVVLVASAIALLIGVPIGVAAARWDGVSRLVRPVMDLMQTMPAFVWLVPVVMLFGIGVAAGLVATVIFALPPAVRLTELGIRQVDREIVEAGHAFGGTPRQILGGIQLPLAMPTVMAGVNQVIMLALSMAVISGLVGGGGLGGAVMTSISRLDVGLGFEAGLSVVALAIYLDRVTAGVGARKRRRPSRRRSREAEEPALAA from the coding sequence ATGACTTCGACCCTGGCAACCATCGACACCGTGGAGTCCGGCGTCCCGCGGATCCCCGTGGGCGAGTGGATCGAGGTCGCGTTCGACTGGGTCCTCGACCACGCCGGCGGGTTCTTCGACGCGATCGCCGACGGCATCGGCGCCGTCTCGGGCGCGCTGACCGACCTGCTCCAGTGGCCGCCCGCGCTCGTCACCGTGCTCGTCATGGCCGTGATCGCCGCGCTGTCGGCCACCTGGCGACTCGGGATCGGCGCGGCGCTCATCCTCACCGCGGTCATCGCGATGGACCAGTGGGACAACGCGATGCAGACGCTCTCGGTGGTGCTCGTCGCGAGTGCGATCGCCCTGCTCATCGGCGTGCCGATCGGCGTCGCGGCCGCGCGCTGGGACGGCGTGAGTCGCCTCGTGCGGCCGGTCATGGACCTCATGCAGACGATGCCGGCCTTCGTCTGGCTCGTGCCGGTCGTCATGCTCTTCGGCATCGGCGTCGCCGCGGGTCTGGTGGCGACCGTGATCTTCGCGCTCCCGCCCGCGGTGCGGCTCACCGAGCTCGGCATCCGCCAGGTGGACCGCGAGATCGTCGAGGCGGGTCACGCCTTCGGCGGCACCCCACGGCAGATCCTCGGCGGCATCCAGCTGCCGCTGGCGATGCCGACCGTCATGGCCGGCGTCAACCAGGTGATCATGCTCGCGCTGTCCATGGCGGTGATCTCCGGACTCGTCGGCGGCGGCGGCCTGGGCGGCGCCGTGATGACCTCGATCTCGCGCCTGGACGTCGGTCTGGGCTTCGAGGCGGGCCTGTCCGTGGTCGCACTCGCGATCTACCTCGACCGCGTCACCGCGGGCGTCGGCGCGCGCAAGCGGCGCCGGCCGTCGCGACGGCGCTCGCGAGAAGCGGAGGAGCCCGCCCTGGCCGCCTGA
- a CDS encoding phytoene desaturase family protein — MTQTPTTSPDPAVWDVVIVGAGPGGLTTGAYLAANGKRVLVLEANQVVGGSTQVFRRAGNKFEFDVGTHYVGECEPGGRMQTALAGLALTRRIEWLRQNPDGHCRVMVPGTTFETPTGWDAYLERLVETFPDEEAGLRRCVRILRIISAGEEPRRRPWALLRWGVRPITKLLDACGLSADAQAVILAENGDYTWPPHRTPAVMHGGLLHHYLQAGAYYPRGGGQVIGAHLTDVIQTHGGRVRTKATVERILIEDGRAAGVRLVGGEEIRSEVVVSAADFKKTWAELVGDEHLTRRLRRRLRDLEMTLPMFAVYVALDVDLRERDTPPLAWVWPNHDVDGYYREVAAGRCPEQMPVGISCPTAKDPHGTHSAPPGYSTLELVSFAPKEHAFWNVDSDPTQGAGYGRDEQYRQLKAELTERVLDTASMMIPDLRERMVFCEASTPITQERFTLATDGSCYGIAPLMKNLGPFRPRVTTHVPGLFLAGGSTEFLFGINATIWGGMGTASAILGRDLVQEVRDGAVFVDESRLTEITEDFDPLLASKPGSVIRRAARRRPRVDA, encoded by the coding sequence ATGACGCAGACTCCGACGACCTCGCCCGACCCCGCCGTCTGGGACGTCGTCATCGTGGGGGCGGGCCCCGGCGGCCTGACGACCGGCGCGTATCTCGCCGCGAACGGCAAGCGGGTGCTGGTGCTCGAGGCCAACCAGGTCGTCGGCGGCAGCACGCAGGTCTTCCGCCGCGCGGGCAACAAGTTCGAGTTCGACGTCGGCACCCACTACGTCGGCGAGTGCGAGCCGGGTGGCCGCATGCAGACCGCGCTCGCGGGCCTCGCCCTCACCCGGCGGATCGAGTGGCTGCGTCAGAACCCCGACGGCCACTGCCGGGTCATGGTGCCCGGCACCACCTTCGAGACGCCGACCGGCTGGGACGCCTACCTCGAGCGCCTCGTCGAGACGTTCCCCGACGAGGAGGCGGGACTGCGCCGCTGCGTGCGGATCCTGCGCATCATCTCCGCGGGCGAGGAGCCGCGCCGGCGCCCGTGGGCGCTGCTGCGCTGGGGCGTCCGGCCGATCACCAAGCTGCTCGACGCCTGCGGGCTCAGTGCCGACGCCCAGGCCGTGATCCTCGCGGAGAACGGCGACTACACCTGGCCCCCGCACCGCACGCCCGCCGTCATGCACGGTGGCCTGCTGCACCACTACCTCCAGGCCGGCGCCTACTACCCCCGCGGCGGTGGCCAGGTGATCGGCGCGCACCTCACCGACGTCATCCAGACCCACGGCGGTCGGGTCCGCACCAAGGCCACGGTCGAGCGGATCCTGATCGAGGACGGACGCGCGGCCGGGGTCCGTCTCGTGGGCGGGGAGGAGATCCGCTCGGAGGTCGTCGTGTCGGCGGCCGACTTCAAGAAGACGTGGGCCGAGCTGGTGGGCGACGAGCACCTCACCCGTCGGCTGCGGCGGCGCCTGCGCGACCTCGAGATGACACTGCCGATGTTCGCGGTCTACGTCGCACTCGACGTGGACCTGCGCGAGCGCGACACCCCGCCGCTGGCCTGGGTGTGGCCGAACCACGACGTCGACGGCTACTACCGGGAGGTGGCCGCGGGCCGCTGTCCCGAGCAGATGCCGGTGGGCATCAGCTGCCCGACCGCGAAGGATCCCCACGGGACGCACTCGGCGCCGCCCGGCTACTCGACCCTCGAGCTCGTGAGCTTCGCGCCGAAGGAGCACGCGTTCTGGAACGTGGACTCGGACCCGACGCAGGGCGCGGGCTACGGCCGCGACGAGCAGTACCGCCAGCTCAAGGCCGAGCTCACGGAGCGTGTGCTCGACACTGCCTCGATGATGATCCCCGACCTGCGCGAGCGCATGGTGTTCTGCGAGGCGTCGACGCCGATCACGCAGGAGCGGTTCACCCTCGCGACCGACGGCTCCTGCTACGGCATCGCCCCGCTGATGAAGAACCTCGGCCCGTTCCGCCCGCGCGTCACCACCCACGTCCCCGGCCTGTTCCTGGCCGGCGGCAGCACGGAGTTCCTGTTCGGCATCAACGCCACCATCTGGGGCGGCATGGGCACGGCGAGCGCGATCCTGGGCCGCGACCTCGTGCAGGAGGTTCGCGACGGTGCGGTGTTCGTGGACGAGTCCCGGCTCACGGAGATCACCGAGGACTTCGACCCGCTGCTCGCGTCCAAGCCCGGCTCGGTCATCCGACGGGCCGCGCGACGACGCCCGCGGGTGGACGCCTGA
- a CDS encoding ABC1 kinase family protein: protein MTILDDNRYVALARLVRRHGRSDLLAGAHLDEFDIDDETPLGDAERAEAFAADLERMGPTFIKLGQLLSTRFDLLPSSYTTALERLQDEVDPIDFETVREVVETELGATIKERFSDFDPEPLAAASLGQVHRAVLRNGREVVVKVQRPHVRETVREDMKVLGRLARVADKRTEAGRSFGFGRLLDQFRRSLAGELDYRREARNLVTFGELTAAYDLLLVPQPVPAYTTSKVLVMDYVEGRKVTDIGRLGLVDVDARPIVEQLFSAYLHMILDAGILHADPHPGNLLLTDDGRLALLDLGMTASVPPRVQHDIIKLLLAISDGDGEEAASILASAGHRLDGFDAAAFRDDVAHLVSEAVASGADVEVGAVLVDLSRLSGSHGLRPPAEMSMVGKALLNLDRATSHLDPGFAPAEAIRENVSSIFTAGLTMSPGGIVAAAIESRTFAAELPKRANRIMDALAEGEFRVKVDAVDEERLHTVLQRVANRLTLGIIIAATILGAALTMRVPSEWTLLGYPGLAMLLFLFAVCAGVALAVWIVMTDRKVARTEHPTGPPRT from the coding sequence ATGACGATCCTGGACGACAACCGGTACGTCGCGCTGGCCCGCCTGGTCCGGCGCCACGGCCGGTCCGACCTGCTCGCCGGAGCCCACCTCGACGAGTTCGACATCGACGACGAGACCCCGCTCGGCGACGCCGAGCGCGCGGAGGCCTTCGCCGCCGACCTCGAGCGCATGGGCCCCACGTTCATCAAGCTCGGCCAGCTGCTCTCGACGCGGTTCGACCTGCTGCCGTCCTCGTACACGACGGCGCTCGAGCGCCTGCAGGACGAGGTCGACCCGATCGACTTCGAGACCGTGCGCGAGGTCGTGGAGACCGAGCTCGGGGCCACCATCAAGGAGCGCTTCAGCGACTTCGACCCCGAGCCCCTCGCCGCCGCCTCGCTCGGGCAGGTGCACCGGGCGGTGCTGCGCAACGGGCGCGAGGTCGTGGTGAAGGTCCAGCGGCCCCACGTGCGCGAGACGGTGCGCGAGGACATGAAGGTGCTCGGCCGACTCGCCCGCGTGGCCGACAAGCGCACCGAGGCCGGGCGCAGCTTCGGGTTCGGGCGCCTGCTCGACCAGTTCCGCCGGTCGCTGGCCGGTGAGCTCGACTACCGCCGGGAGGCGCGCAACCTGGTGACCTTCGGCGAGCTCACGGCGGCCTACGACCTGCTCCTGGTCCCCCAGCCCGTGCCGGCGTACACGACCTCGAAGGTCCTCGTCATGGACTACGTCGAGGGCCGCAAGGTCACCGACATCGGTCGGCTGGGCCTGGTCGACGTCGACGCGCGGCCCATCGTCGAGCAGCTGTTCAGCGCGTACCTGCACATGATCCTCGACGCCGGCATCCTGCACGCCGACCCGCACCCCGGCAACCTCCTGCTCACCGACGACGGCCGGCTCGCGCTCCTCGACCTCGGCATGACCGCCTCGGTGCCCCCGCGGGTCCAGCACGACATCATCAAGCTGCTGCTGGCGATCAGCGACGGCGACGGCGAGGAGGCCGCCTCGATCCTCGCGAGCGCGGGACACCGGCTCGACGGGTTCGACGCCGCGGCGTTCCGCGACGACGTGGCCCACCTCGTCTCCGAGGCCGTGGCCAGCGGTGCCGACGTCGAGGTCGGTGCCGTGCTGGTGGACCTCAGCCGGCTGTCCGGCAGCCACGGCCTGCGCCCGCCCGCCGAGATGTCGATGGTCGGCAAGGCGCTGCTCAACCTCGACCGTGCCACCTCGCACCTCGACCCCGGCTTCGCTCCCGCCGAGGCGATCCGCGAGAACGTCTCGAGCATCTTCACGGCCGGGCTGACGATGTCGCCGGGCGGGATCGTCGCGGCGGCGATCGAGTCGCGGACCTTCGCGGCCGAGCTGCCCAAGCGCGCGAACCGCATCATGGACGCGCTCGCCGAGGGCGAGTTCCGGGTCAAGGTCGACGCGGTCGACGAGGAGCGCCTGCACACCGTGCTCCAGCGCGTCGCGAACCGGCTGACGCTCGGCATCATCATCGCCGCCACGATCCTCGGCGCCGCCCTGACGATGCGCGTTCCCTCGGAGTGGACCCTGCTCGGCTACCCCGGCCTGGCGATGCTGCTGTTCCTCTTCGCCGTGTGCGCGGGCGTCGCCCTGGCCGTCTGGATCGTCATGACCGACCGCAAGGTGGCCCGCACCGAGCATCCGACGGGGCCACCGCGGACCTGA
- a CDS encoding helix-turn-helix domain-containing protein, with product MSATAGTLIREWRQRRHLSQLDLANRADVSTRHLSWIETGRSRPTSSMVLRLCTQLDVPLREQNQVLLAAGHAPAHPEHGLADPPMAEANRALEAILAAHHPYPALVVDRRWDLVAANEAAYGLLAGVGAELLEPPVNVIRLSIHPRGLAPRIANLDEWRAHLAERLHREHTSTGDSFLAELHDEVVAGGIEPVTSPALVVPFQLRTEAGVLSFISTTTVFGTPREVTLSELAIEAFYPADEATRRALG from the coding sequence GTGAGCGCAACCGCCGGCACCCTGATCCGCGAGTGGCGCCAGCGCCGCCACCTCTCCCAGCTGGACCTGGCCAACCGGGCCGACGTGTCCACGCGACACCTGAGCTGGATCGAGACGGGACGCAGTCGTCCCACGAGCTCGATGGTGCTGCGCCTGTGCACCCAGCTGGACGTGCCGTTGCGCGAGCAGAACCAGGTGCTGCTCGCCGCCGGGCACGCGCCCGCGCACCCCGAGCACGGCCTGGCCGATCCGCCGATGGCCGAGGCGAACCGCGCGCTGGAGGCGATCCTCGCGGCCCACCACCCCTATCCGGCCCTCGTGGTGGACCGCCGCTGGGACCTCGTCGCCGCGAACGAGGCGGCGTACGGACTGCTGGCGGGCGTCGGCGCCGAGCTGCTGGAGCCGCCGGTCAACGTGATCCGCCTGTCGATCCACCCGCGAGGGCTCGCACCCCGCATCGCGAACCTCGACGAGTGGCGCGCGCACCTGGCCGAGCGGCTGCACCGCGAGCACACGAGCACCGGTGACTCGTTCCTCGCAGAGCTGCACGACGAGGTCGTGGCCGGCGGCATCGAGCCGGTCACCTCGCCCGCGCTCGTCGTGCCGTTCCAGCTGCGCACCGAGGCCGGGGTGCTCTCGTTCATCTCGACCACCACGGTCTTCGGGACGCCCCGCGAGGTGACGCTCTCCGAGCTCGCGATCGAGGCGTTCTACCCCGCCGACGAGGCCACCCGCCGCGCGCTCGGCTGA
- a CDS encoding GlsB/YeaQ/YmgE family stress response membrane protein codes for MLIIAIIVFGILVGGLAQMVLGRRMESVNWTVAIVAGLLGSLLGGLVSSLIAGDGIELRASGLIGSFLGALVVTAAWGALASRKA; via the coding sequence ATGCTCATCATTGCGATCATCGTGTTCGGAATCCTCGTGGGTGGCTTGGCGCAGATGGTCCTGGGCCGTCGCATGGAGTCGGTGAACTGGACGGTGGCGATCGTCGCCGGTCTGCTCGGCTCGCTGCTCGGCGGCCTCGTGTCGAGCCTCATCGCCGGCGACGGGATCGAGCTGCGGGCCAGTGGCCTCATCGGCTCGTTCCTCGGTGCGCTCGTGGTGACCGCTGCCTGGGGCGCCCTCGCCTCGCGCAAGGCCTGA